One part of the Candidatus Tumulicola sp. genome encodes these proteins:
- the thiC gene encoding phosphomethylpyrimidine synthase ThiC — protein MSTTFKPHAQANSHKIYVDGPGGIRVPFRQIHLTDGDDFRVYDTSGLHSDPGMDVDVRAGLPRTREAWIRARGDVEELERSTSAYRQAREAEPSLDAIRFGHSRRPLRAKAGHNVTQMHYARRGEITREMEFVAVREGVPAAFVRDEVALGRAIIPSNINHPESEPMIVGRNFLVKINANIGNSAIGSSIEEEVEKMTWATRWGADTVMDLSTGKNIHETREWILRNSPVPIGTVPIYQAVEKVRGKVEDLTWEIYRDTLIEQAEQGVDYFTIHAGVLLRYVPLTAKRVTGIVSRGGAILAQWCLRHHQENFLYTHFEEICEIMKAYDVAFSLGDGLRPGCTADANDEAQFAELEALGELTDLAWKHDVQVMIEGPGHIPMHMIKENVDRQLAACREAPFYTLGPLVTDIAPGYDHITSAIGAAMIGWYGTALLCYVTPKEHLGLPNKKDVKDGVIAYKIAAHAADMAKGHAGARAWDDALSKARFEFRWEDQFALSLDPPTAREFHDETLPAEGAKVAHFCSMCGPHFCSMRITQDVRDYAAQLEIEQGMKDKATEFRESGGEIYIRR, from the coding sequence ATGAGCACGACCTTCAAACCGCACGCCCAAGCGAACAGCCACAAGATCTACGTGGACGGTCCGGGCGGCATCCGCGTGCCGTTCCGGCAAATCCATCTCACCGACGGTGACGACTTCCGCGTGTACGATACGAGTGGGTTGCACAGCGACCCGGGGATGGACGTCGACGTCAGAGCGGGTTTGCCGCGCACCCGGGAGGCGTGGATCCGCGCGCGGGGCGACGTGGAGGAACTCGAGCGCTCCACGTCAGCCTACCGGCAGGCGCGCGAGGCCGAGCCTTCCCTGGACGCCATCCGCTTTGGACACTCGCGCCGTCCGCTGCGCGCCAAGGCGGGCCACAACGTCACCCAGATGCACTACGCGCGTCGTGGCGAGATCACGCGCGAGATGGAATTCGTCGCCGTGCGCGAGGGCGTACCGGCAGCATTCGTGCGCGACGAAGTGGCGCTCGGGCGCGCCATCATCCCCTCGAACATCAACCATCCTGAGTCGGAGCCGATGATCGTCGGGCGGAACTTCCTCGTGAAGATCAACGCGAACATCGGCAATTCGGCGATCGGTTCGTCGATCGAGGAAGAAGTCGAGAAGATGACCTGGGCGACGCGCTGGGGCGCCGACACGGTGATGGACCTTTCCACCGGCAAGAACATCCACGAGACGCGCGAGTGGATCTTGCGCAATTCGCCGGTGCCGATCGGCACGGTACCGATCTATCAGGCCGTCGAGAAGGTGCGCGGCAAGGTCGAGGATCTCACGTGGGAGATCTATCGCGACACGTTGATCGAACAGGCCGAGCAGGGCGTGGACTATTTCACGATCCACGCGGGCGTGCTGTTGCGCTACGTACCGCTCACCGCCAAGCGCGTGACCGGCATCGTGTCGCGCGGCGGAGCGATTCTGGCGCAGTGGTGTCTGAGGCACCATCAAGAGAACTTCTTGTACACGCATTTCGAAGAGATCTGCGAGATCATGAAGGCGTATGACGTCGCATTCTCGCTCGGCGACGGGTTGCGACCCGGTTGCACCGCAGACGCCAATGACGAAGCGCAATTCGCCGAGCTTGAAGCGTTAGGCGAGCTCACCGACCTCGCATGGAAGCACGACGTCCAGGTGATGATCGAAGGGCCCGGCCACATCCCGATGCACATGATCAAGGAGAACGTGGACCGCCAGCTCGCCGCGTGTCGCGAGGCGCCGTTCTATACCCTCGGGCCGCTTGTGACCGACATCGCGCCCGGCTACGATCACATCACGAGCGCGATCGGCGCCGCGATGATCGGATGGTACGGCACCGCCTTGCTGTGCTACGTGACGCCCAAAGAACATCTCGGGCTGCCCAACAAGAAAGACGTCAAGGACGGCGTCATCGCGTACAAGATCGCGGCGCACGCGGCCGACATGGCCAAAGGACACGCCGGCGCCCGCGCTTGGGATGACGCGCTTTCAAAGGCGCGCTTCGAGTTCCGTTGGGAAGATCAGTTCGCGCTCTCGCTCGATCCGCCGACGGCGCGCGAGTTCCATGATGAAACGCTGCCGGCAGAGGGCGCGAAGGTGGCGCACTTCTGCTCGATGTGCGGGCCGCATTTCTGCTCGATGCGCATCACCCAGGACGTCCGCGACTATGCGGCGCAGCTCGAAATCGAACAAGGCATGAAAGACAAAGCCACGGAGTTCCGGGAGAGCGGCGGCGAGATCTACATCCGGCGATAG
- a CDS encoding glycosyltransferase family 4 protein: MLAPISWRVPPREYGPWELVVWLLTEGLVDRGVDVTLFATGDSDTRAKLEAVVPRGYSEDPSLVPKVWECLHIANLFERAHEFDLIHNHFDYLPLSYSRLVRTPVLTTIHGFSSPRILPVYERYNGHAFYVAISDADRSERLDYVATIHHGIALEQFTLRRERGSYLLFFGRIHPDKGAAEAIEVARRFGMPLLMAGIVHDRDYYEREVTPHVDGVRVRFLGPADAQRRDELLGGAYALLHLVNFDEPFGLSMIEAMACGTPVIARGRGSVPEIVRHGETGFIVDDVEGALAALPLIERLDRAALRRYVEERFSREQMVDKYLAAYAEVLRRHALAGGRRP; encoded by the coding sequence ATGCTGGCGCCGATCTCGTGGCGCGTACCGCCCCGGGAATACGGCCCATGGGAGCTCGTGGTCTGGCTGCTCACCGAAGGCTTGGTGGATCGCGGCGTGGACGTGACGCTGTTCGCGACCGGCGATTCCGACACGCGCGCGAAGCTCGAGGCGGTGGTTCCGCGCGGCTATTCGGAAGATCCGTCGCTCGTGCCCAAGGTGTGGGAATGTCTGCACATCGCCAACCTGTTCGAGCGCGCGCACGAGTTCGACCTGATCCACAACCACTTCGACTACTTGCCGCTCTCGTACAGCAGGCTCGTGCGCACGCCGGTGCTGACCACGATCCATGGATTCTCGTCGCCGCGCATCCTGCCGGTCTACGAGCGCTACAACGGGCATGCGTTCTACGTCGCGATCAGCGACGCGGATCGCAGCGAGCGCCTGGACTACGTCGCCACGATCCATCATGGCATCGCGCTCGAACAATTCACGCTGCGCCGCGAGCGCGGCAGCTATCTGCTCTTCTTCGGGCGCATCCATCCGGACAAGGGGGCTGCGGAAGCGATCGAAGTCGCCCGTCGTTTCGGGATGCCGCTTCTCATGGCGGGCATCGTGCACGATCGGGACTATTACGAGCGCGAGGTCACGCCGCACGTGGATGGCGTGCGGGTGCGCTTTCTCGGGCCCGCCGACGCGCAGCGGCGTGACGAACTGCTCGGCGGAGCGTATGCGCTGCTGCACCTCGTCAACTTCGACGAACCGTTCGGCCTGTCGATGATCGAAGCGATGGCGTGCGGCACGCCGGTCATCGCGCGCGGACGCGGTTCCGTGCCCGAGATCGTGCGCCACGGCGAGACCGGTTTCATCGTGGACGACGTGGAAGGCGCGCTCGCAGCGCTTCCGCTGATCGAGCGTCTCGACCGCGCGGCGCTGCGGCGCTACGTCGAGGAACGGTTCAGCCGCGAGCAGATGGTGGACAAATATTTGGCGGCATATGCCGAGGTTCTGCGCCGGCACGCGCTCGCCGGCGGCCGCCGACCTTGA
- a CDS encoding DUF1059 domain-containing protein, translating to MGRKVIDCREHPSESNCSLKIEGTEAEVLRAATEHAVSTHGHKDTPELRAMLKSGMKEAEPARA from the coding sequence ATGGGACGTAAGGTCATCGATTGTCGCGAACATCCGAGCGAGTCCAATTGCAGTCTGAAGATAGAAGGCACTGAAGCCGAAGTGCTCAGAGCCGCCACCGAGCACGCGGTGTCGACCCATGGTCACAAAGACACCCCCGAGCTTCGCGCGATGCTCAAGAGCGGCATGAAAGAGGCAGAGCCGGCGCGGGCATGA
- a CDS encoding DUF1264 domain-containing protein — translation MKSSTGMFVACVAGALVIATAAFTTGYSTAAQAAKAYPNVGWTIHIDAQRHFPGNKQVYAHHFCRGVRGGWTECQLYESDDANARMVGAEFIVSPAIYKTFSKAEQASWHWHKVELPKVNGKMPDMTKAEAAKVVKQITDTYGKVILFYDPTKQDVPTGSPLISIVN, via the coding sequence GTGAAGTCTTCGACAGGAATGTTCGTCGCGTGCGTTGCGGGCGCACTGGTCATCGCAACCGCAGCGTTCACGACCGGTTACAGCACGGCCGCGCAGGCCGCGAAGGCGTACCCGAACGTAGGCTGGACTATCCATATCGACGCGCAGCGTCATTTCCCGGGAAACAAACAGGTCTATGCGCATCATTTTTGCCGTGGGGTCCGGGGCGGCTGGACTGAGTGCCAACTGTACGAGAGCGACGATGCCAACGCGCGCATGGTCGGCGCTGAATTCATCGTCAGCCCGGCGATCTACAAGACGTTCTCCAAAGCCGAGCAAGCCAGCTGGCACTGGCACAAGGTCGAACTTCCGAAGGTCAACGGCAAGATGCCGGATATGACGAAAGCGGAGGCGGCCAAGGTGGTCAAGCAGATCACCGACACCTACGGGAAGGTGATCCTCTTCTACGATCCGACCAAGCAAGACGTGCCGACCGGAAGCCCGCTGATCTCGATCGTCAACTAG
- the serS gene encoding serine--tRNA ligase: protein MLDKNLIREQPDRVRRSLARRQLPTDVVDESLAFDAQWRAVVTAIDTAKAERNQLSAQFAKAKDQGGDVLAKLRERSNALGERIKRQEQEAAATEGRLDALLAQIPNLLADDVPDGADAGANVEIRRGGTIPTFDFEPKPHWEIGERLGIIDFERGVRIARSRFVVLKGAGARLSRALANFFLERNVAAGFVEINPPLLVNRETVEATGHLSKFSDAMFSLEDGSLFLSPTSEVQLVNLHRGEILEASDLPLRYTAYTPCFRQEAGAAGKDTRGLIRMHQFEKVELVSLCAPEDSPARHEQIVRQAESLLQALELPYRIVVLCSGDTGFASNKTYDLEVWLPGHDAYREICSCSNCGDFQARRAGIRFRPQPRAKPEFVHTLNGTSLALGRTLVAILENNQEADGAVRVPTVLRPYLDGMERIAAAG, encoded by the coding sequence GTGCTCGACAAGAACCTCATCCGCGAGCAGCCGGACCGCGTGCGGCGCTCGCTCGCGCGTCGCCAGCTTCCCACAGACGTCGTCGACGAATCCCTCGCTTTCGACGCGCAATGGCGCGCCGTGGTCACGGCGATCGACACGGCCAAAGCCGAGCGCAACCAGCTCTCCGCGCAGTTCGCGAAAGCTAAGGACCAAGGCGGCGACGTCCTTGCGAAGCTGCGCGAGCGATCCAACGCGCTCGGCGAACGCATCAAGCGCCAGGAACAAGAAGCGGCGGCTACTGAAGGGCGGCTCGACGCGCTGCTCGCGCAGATCCCCAATCTTCTCGCCGACGACGTGCCTGACGGCGCAGACGCAGGCGCGAACGTCGAGATCAGGCGCGGCGGCACGATCCCGACGTTCGACTTCGAACCCAAGCCGCACTGGGAGATCGGCGAGCGCCTGGGCATCATCGATTTCGAGCGCGGCGTGCGGATCGCGCGAAGCCGTTTTGTGGTGCTCAAGGGTGCGGGCGCGAGGCTGAGCCGAGCGCTCGCCAACTTCTTCCTCGAGCGCAACGTCGCCGCGGGCTTCGTCGAGATCAATCCGCCGCTGCTCGTCAACCGGGAAACGGTCGAAGCGACCGGCCACTTGAGCAAGTTCTCCGACGCGATGTTCTCGCTCGAGGACGGCTCGTTGTTCTTGTCGCCTACTTCCGAGGTGCAACTCGTCAACCTGCACCGCGGGGAGATCCTCGAGGCAAGCGATCTTCCGTTGCGCTACACCGCGTACACCCCATGTTTCCGGCAAGAAGCCGGTGCCGCGGGCAAGGACACGCGCGGCCTGATCCGCATGCATCAGTTCGAAAAGGTGGAGTTGGTCAGCCTCTGCGCTCCCGAGGACAGCCCGGCGCGGCACGAACAAATCGTGCGCCAAGCCGAAAGCCTGCTGCAAGCGCTGGAACTGCCGTATCGGATCGTCGTGCTGTGCTCCGGCGACACGGGATTCGCGTCGAACAAGACCTACGATCTGGAAGTCTGGCTGCCCGGACACGACGCATATCGCGAGATATGTTCGTGCTCCAATTGCGGAGATTTTCAGGCGCGCCGTGCCGGCATTCGTTTTCGTCCGCAGCCTCGCGCCAAACCCGAGTTCGTGCACACCCTCAACGGCACGTCGCTGGCGTTGGGACGGACGCTGGTCGCGATCCTCGAAAACAATCAGGAAGCCGACGGCGCCGTGCGCGTGCCGACCGTGCTCCGGCCGTATCTGGACGGCATGGAACGAATCGCCGCGGCGGGCTAA
- a CDS encoding type IV pilus twitching motility protein PilT: protein MPFPTIEELLTQLSAQEASDLHLVSGSPPTIRIHGILHKMGTDILKPPDTEALIRPILNDDQFKVLQQRRELDFALAIKGFSRFRVNACYQRDSLSATFRAIPSRPPRLEEMGFPKIVADITLKPRGLVLVTGPTGSGKTTTLASMIDYINRNRAVRIVTIEDPIEYLHHNDQAVISQREVGRDTLAISTALRSTLRQDPDVILVGEMRDLETIQLAISAAETGHLVFATLHVTSAAECVNRIIDVFPTDQQEQVRVQLSATIEAVFTQCLITRADGPGRACAMEVLLGTPAVRNMIRENKPSQMATAIQTGTALGMQSLEKNLAQLIAAGTVTYDAAVEHTSHPGELQRIVGEAGSGKPKFATA from the coding sequence ATGCCGTTTCCGACCATCGAAGAGCTACTCACGCAATTGTCGGCCCAAGAGGCGTCCGACTTGCACTTAGTGTCGGGCAGCCCGCCGACGATCCGCATACACGGCATCTTGCACAAGATGGGCACGGATATCCTCAAACCCCCGGATACCGAGGCGCTCATCCGCCCGATCCTGAACGACGATCAGTTCAAGGTCTTGCAACAGCGTCGCGAACTTGACTTCGCGCTCGCGATCAAAGGCTTCTCGCGATTCCGCGTCAACGCGTGTTACCAGCGCGATTCGCTCAGCGCGACGTTCCGCGCCATTCCGTCGCGCCCGCCGCGGCTCGAAGAGATGGGCTTTCCGAAAATCGTCGCCGATATCACCCTCAAGCCGCGCGGCCTCGTGCTCGTGACCGGGCCGACCGGTTCGGGCAAGACGACGACGCTGGCGTCCATGATCGACTACATCAATCGCAATCGGGCGGTCCGCATCGTCACCATCGAGGATCCGATCGAGTACCTGCATCACAACGACCAGGCCGTGATCAGCCAGCGCGAGGTGGGCCGCGATACGTTGGCCATCAGCACCGCGTTGCGCTCCACGCTGAGGCAAGACCCCGACGTGATCCTCGTCGGCGAGATGCGCGATTTGGAGACCATTCAGCTCGCGATTTCCGCCGCCGAAACCGGCCATTTGGTGTTCGCAACCCTGCATGTCACGTCGGCCGCGGAGTGCGTCAACCGCATCATCGACGTATTTCCGACGGACCAACAGGAGCAAGTGCGCGTGCAGCTCTCGGCGACGATCGAGGCCGTCTTCACGCAATGTCTCATTACGCGTGCCGACGGGCCCGGCCGCGCGTGTGCGATGGAAGTCTTGCTCGGCACGCCGGCCGTGCGCAACATGATCCGCGAGAACAAACCTTCGCAGATGGCCACCGCCATTCAGACCGGAACGGCTCTGGGTATGCAATCGCTCGAGAAGAACCTCGCACAGCTTATCGCCGCCGGAACGGTCACGTACGACGCCGCCGTTGAACACACGTCGCATCCGGGCGAGTTGCAGCGCATCGTCGGCGAGGCGGGCAGCGGCAAACCGAAATTCGCGACGGCCTAG
- the glp gene encoding gephyrin-like molybdotransferase Glp — protein MRRVSVAEALAAMDRYPIRVAQAESVALALAEGRILAEDVAAAEDVPPFDRSPLDGFAVIASEVASATAQSPVKLAIAGEVLMGKAPSQALRPGQALRVPTGGALPDGATGIVMLEDTRESGSYVEILDGSDAAAQIVARGSDVKRGQILLGRATAISPAAVGMLAGAGIAHVSVYAKPVVSLLVSGDELVPPGDFALAPGEIRDINSHCLSAALQAMGFEVRLHPRVADAREALARGLVDALATSDAVVISGGSSVGDRDYTPEVVGEAGEPGVIVHGVRAKPGRPTLLALIGEKPVIGLPGNPVSALVMLETLGKPVLLRMFDKHDSTLPVRARLAEPIARDPKVERRVPVSLTQAADGLLATPLFGTSAQMHILGMADALVAVAQGEGRIESGAWVDAMPFSRSGGISRV, from the coding sequence TTGCGGCGCGTCTCCGTTGCGGAGGCGCTTGCGGCCATGGATCGATACCCGATCCGCGTCGCCCAGGCCGAATCGGTGGCTCTCGCGCTCGCCGAAGGCAGGATTCTCGCGGAAGACGTCGCCGCGGCGGAAGATGTGCCGCCTTTTGACCGCTCCCCGCTCGACGGCTTCGCCGTGATCGCCTCAGAGGTGGCATCTGCGACCGCACAGAGCCCGGTGAAACTCGCGATCGCGGGTGAAGTGCTCATGGGCAAAGCCCCGTCGCAAGCGCTGCGCCCCGGTCAGGCGCTGCGCGTGCCGACCGGCGGCGCATTGCCGGACGGCGCGACCGGCATCGTCATGCTCGAGGACACGCGTGAGAGCGGGAGCTATGTCGAGATCCTCGACGGCAGCGACGCCGCTGCGCAAATCGTCGCGCGCGGCAGCGACGTCAAGCGCGGGCAGATCTTGTTGGGACGCGCTACGGCGATAAGCCCGGCCGCGGTCGGCATGCTCGCAGGCGCCGGCATCGCGCACGTCAGCGTCTACGCGAAACCGGTTGTCTCGCTTCTGGTCAGCGGCGACGAGCTCGTTCCGCCCGGCGACTTCGCACTAGCCCCGGGAGAGATCCGCGACATCAACAGCCATTGCTTGAGCGCTGCGCTGCAAGCGATGGGCTTCGAGGTGCGCTTGCACCCGCGAGTAGCCGACGCACGCGAGGCGCTCGCGCGAGGCTTGGTCGACGCGCTCGCGACGTCCGACGCGGTCGTCATCTCGGGTGGTTCGAGCGTCGGCGACCGGGATTACACGCCGGAGGTCGTGGGCGAAGCAGGCGAGCCCGGCGTCATCGTACACGGAGTTCGGGCCAAGCCCGGCCGCCCGACGCTGCTGGCGCTGATCGGCGAGAAGCCCGTCATCGGGCTGCCGGGCAACCCGGTGTCCGCGCTCGTCATGCTCGAGACCTTGGGCAAACCGGTTTTGTTGCGCATGTTCGACAAACACGACAGCACATTGCCCGTCCGCGCGCGCCTTGCCGAGCCGATCGCTCGCGACCCGAAAGTCGAGCGACGCGTTCCGGTGAGCTTGACGCAGGCAGCCGACGGTCTGCTGGCCACGCCGCTGTTCGGCACGTCGGCGCAGATGCACATCCTGGGCATGGCCGATGCGCTTGTCGCGGTGGCGCAGGGCGAGGGTCGAATCGAAAGCGGCGCGTGGGTCGACGCCATGCCGTTCTCCCGCAGCGGCGGGATCAGCAGGGTCTGA
- a CDS encoding metallophosphoesterase family protein, whose product MGRRHAVLPQRRDQQGLTGMRYGIVSDVHSNHEALKAVIQELDEIGIDRLLCLGDIVGYGPNPNECCDLLRARECLAISGNHDEAAVSGSGANFFNSVAREALVWTQGELTAENRHYLSQLPRERQFDGFDIVHGSPAQAFDYIMDVRDAKLAFESVSRPLTFVGHSHVAEVYYQDAAGGTFQQKLAHGGRIEVLPEYRYIINVGSVGQPRDRNPQASFAFYDDGARAVEIRRVQYDIKGVQERILRARLPRQLGERLALGA is encoded by the coding sequence GTGGGTCGACGCCATGCCGTTCTCCCGCAGCGGCGGGATCAGCAGGGTCTGACGGGCATGCGCTACGGCATCGTCTCCGATGTGCACTCGAATCACGAAGCGCTCAAGGCGGTGATCCAGGAGCTCGACGAAATCGGCATCGATAGGCTGCTGTGCCTCGGCGACATCGTCGGCTATGGGCCCAATCCCAACGAGTGCTGCGATCTCTTGCGCGCGCGCGAGTGCCTGGCCATTTCCGGAAATCACGATGAGGCGGCGGTGTCGGGTTCCGGCGCGAATTTCTTCAACAGCGTCGCCAGAGAGGCGCTGGTCTGGACCCAGGGCGAGCTGACGGCGGAGAACCGGCACTACCTGTCCCAGCTTCCAAGAGAGCGCCAGTTCGACGGGTTTGACATCGTCCACGGATCGCCGGCTCAGGCCTTCGACTACATCATGGACGTGCGCGACGCTAAGCTGGCCTTCGAGTCGGTGTCGAGGCCATTGACCTTCGTGGGTCACAGCCACGTGGCGGAAGTGTACTACCAGGACGCGGCAGGCGGGACGTTCCAACAAAAATTGGCGCACGGCGGGCGAATCGAAGTGCTTCCCGAATACCGTTATATCATCAACGTGGGCAGCGTCGGCCAGCCCCGCGATCGCAACCCGCAAGCGTCGTTCGCCTTTTATGACGACGGCGCGCGCGCAGTTGAGATCCGTCGTGTCCAATACGACATCAAGGGCGTCCAGGAGCGCATCCTGCGCGCCCGTTTGCCGAGACAGCTTGGCGAACGGCTCGCACTGGGCGCTTAG
- a CDS encoding tetratricopeptide repeat protein produces the protein MRAYRVAFVLAALALLCGPAAGRAQAATSDPYTDRSFLTHVNDGLSAFYTKSFVKAQIEFNAALAIAPADSFALSFMNAAVRNIGADALTQLANQEEEDAAKHPKDALAQTRLGYTYLFMSQFITARGPDARDALAAAIASDPNLAAAHVGLGIYRLGENSTNRAKAEFLAALDRAPKDLLAREYLSSIYQVDLKNPNRALAYLIDVPNLMPNYPDAFYHLGSIMDDLGQYDAAIKYLKTAIDLDKGHVGEAGQFGLPLLGQVYLKIHKIADAKQAFAEAIVYGEAPDYSKAQLDKIKRGDIK, from the coding sequence ATGAGAGCGTATCGTGTTGCCTTTGTTCTCGCCGCGCTCGCCCTGCTGTGTGGGCCGGCCGCCGGGCGCGCCCAAGCTGCGACGTCCGATCCCTACACCGATCGCTCGTTTTTGACGCACGTCAATGACGGCCTCAGCGCGTTTTACACCAAGAGCTTTGTCAAAGCTCAGATCGAGTTCAACGCGGCGCTTGCCATCGCGCCGGCGGACTCATTCGCGCTGTCGTTCATGAACGCCGCGGTGCGGAACATCGGCGCAGACGCCTTGACGCAGCTGGCCAACCAAGAAGAAGAAGACGCCGCCAAACATCCCAAGGACGCGCTGGCACAGACGCGCCTGGGCTATACCTATTTGTTCATGAGCCAGTTCATCACCGCGCGCGGACCCGACGCCCGCGACGCGCTGGCCGCTGCGATCGCGAGCGATCCCAACCTCGCCGCAGCGCACGTCGGACTCGGCATCTACCGGCTCGGGGAGAACTCGACCAACCGCGCCAAAGCCGAATTCCTCGCGGCGCTCGATCGCGCGCCTAAAGATCTGCTCGCGCGCGAATATCTTTCGAGCATCTATCAAGTGGACCTCAAAAACCCCAATCGCGCGCTCGCGTATCTGATCGATGTGCCGAACCTGATGCCGAACTATCCCGATGCCTTCTATCACCTCGGCTCGATCATGGACGATCTCGGTCAGTACGACGCGGCCATTAAGTATCTGAAGACCGCGATCGATCTCGACAAGGGCCACGTCGGTGAAGCCGGGCAATTCGGGCTGCCGCTGCTCGGTCAGGTATATCTCAAGATCCACAAGATCGCCGACGCCAAACAGGCCTTCGCCGAAGCGATCGTCTACGGCGAAGCGCCGGATTACTCGAAGGCGCAGCTGGACAAGATCAAACGCGGCGACATCAAATGA
- a CDS encoding PaaI family thioesterase — MTAADTLQDDRRCFACGPDNQTGLQMHFDYEPDVARCRVVPNPNFSGWSDMLHGGVVATLLDEAMAHAAIAAGVRAVTARLEVRFRKAVPIGAPLVLEGKIVGRRGKMLDAVARLSGEDGTLYAEGSSRFISQ; from the coding sequence ATGACCGCAGCGGACACGCTGCAAGATGATCGGCGCTGCTTCGCGTGCGGTCCGGACAACCAAACGGGGCTGCAGATGCATTTCGACTACGAGCCGGACGTCGCGCGCTGCCGCGTGGTGCCAAATCCGAATTTCTCCGGCTGGTCCGACATGCTCCACGGCGGCGTGGTGGCCACACTCTTGGACGAAGCGATGGCGCACGCGGCGATCGCAGCGGGCGTGCGCGCGGTGACCGCGCGGCTTGAAGTGCGCTTTCGCAAAGCGGTCCCGATCGGCGCGCCGCTCGTGCTCGAAGGGAAGATCGTTGGCCGGCGCGGGAAGATGCTCGATGCCGTTGCCAGGCTGTCCGGAGAAGACGGCACGCTGTACGCCGAAGGCAGCTCGCGCTTCATCTCGCAATGA
- the smpB gene encoding SsrA-binding protein SmpB has translation MKRASGAAGDGVKQISSNRKAFHDYHITDKLEAGLVLTGTEVKSLRVNGCSLTDGFVRVRGREAWLVNVQIPAYGQGTFFSQHEPRRDRKLLLHGREIQRLVGTLQEKGLTLVPLRAYFKRGRAKVELGLGRGKRQYDKRETIKQREAEREVARFARRGS, from the coding sequence ATGAAGCGAGCGTCCGGCGCGGCGGGGGACGGCGTCAAGCAGATCAGCAGCAACCGGAAAGCCTTCCACGACTACCACATCACCGACAAGCTCGAGGCCGGGCTCGTGCTGACCGGCACCGAAGTCAAGAGCCTGCGCGTCAACGGCTGCTCGTTGACGGATGGCTTCGTTCGGGTTCGGGGGCGCGAGGCTTGGCTCGTCAACGTGCAGATTCCGGCCTACGGACAGGGAACGTTCTTTTCGCAGCACGAGCCGCGGCGCGATCGGAAGCTCCTGTTGCACGGCCGCGAGATCCAGCGGCTGGTGGGCACGTTGCAGGAAAAGGGCCTGACGCTCGTGCCGCTGCGCGCCTACTTCAAGCGCGGGCGCGCCAAGGTCGAACTTGGACTGGGACGTGGCAAACGACAATATGACAAGCGCGAGACGATCAAACAGCGAGAAGCGGAGCGCGAAGTCGCGCGCTTCGCGCGTCGCGGATCGTGA